The Trichoplusia ni isolate ovarian cell line Hi5 chromosome 17, tn1, whole genome shotgun sequence genome includes a region encoding these proteins:
- the LOC113502427 gene encoding guanine nucleotide-binding protein-like 3 homolog: MAKFKLKKPSKRQPARLRYKIEKKVKDHNRKLKKEAKKNPKSKKAKPIQIPNECPFKDDILKEVEAVKKHKEEERQKKKDLAKLEKQKKMEEKKNSKPSIGALVENAQARGKVHDAFKTDDVSDEIEFGKDRKQENSLKTYYREFKKVISEAEVILEVVDARDPLGTRCSQVEEAVRESGKRLVLVLNKADLVPRTNLESWLKYLRRTAPAVPFKASTQDQQHNLGTRKMKHIVKEKQMKGSACVGAELVMSLLGNYCRNKGIKTSITVGVVGLPNVGKSSIINSLNRSKACNVGSTPGVTKQMQTVQLDSKIKILDSPGIVFQSGPESDSSVALKNAVRVAALKDPLTPAAAILQRATKATLTELYAIPDYNTPQEFFAHLASRMGRFKKGGVPDQEAAAKILLNDWNTGKVRYFTLPPETPESEVHVDAKIVSTIAAEFDINSFEAMETEAMDELAAHDTGVEGVKITSTGPVKAALEDDMQVDGEDASLLPNSLTIRSKLEKATKPREKSKADPEMLLEGNMKQNKLRKMQFKKDKKKKAKDEKQAVNLAGVLENVTLTTYKKDDYDFKEDFSL; the protein is encoded by the exons ATGGCCAAATTCAAATTGa aGAAACCATCCAAAAGGCAGCCAGCCCGTCTCCGCTACAAAATAGAGAAGAAAGTCAAAGACCACAACAGAAAGTTGAAAAAGGAAGCTAAAAAGAATCCAAAGTCTAAAAAAGCTAAGCCTATACAGATTCCAAATGAATGTCCTTTCAAAGATGATATATTGAAAGAGGTAGAAGCTGTAAAAAAGCATAAAGAGGAAGAGAGACAGAAGAAGAAGGATCTAGCTAAACTCGAGAAACAAAAGAAGATGGAGGAGAAGAAGAATAGTAAACCTAGTATTGGGGCATTG GTAGAAAATGCACAAGCCAGAGGCAAAGTCCACGATGCCTTTAAAACTGATGATGTATCAGATGAAATAGAATTTGGAAAGGACAGAAAACAAGAAAACTCACTCAAGACATACTACAGGGAGTTCAAGAAGGTTATATCTGAAGCTGAAGTCATATTAGAAGTTGTTGATGCTCGAGATCCTTTAG GCACCCGCTGTTCTCAAGTCGAGGAAGCAGTCCGCGAGTCCGGCAAGCGTCTGGTCCTAGTCCTGAACAAAGCTGACCTGGTGCCGCGCACCAACTTGGAGTCCTGGCTCAAGTACCTGCGCCGCACCGCGCCCGCAGTGCCCTTCAAGGCTTCCACACAAGACCAGCAACATAACCTGGGCACCAGGAAAATGAAGCATATTGTTAAGGAGAAACAAATGAAAG GGTCAGCGTGTGTAGGCGCGGAGTTAGTAATGAGTTTGCTGGGTAACTACTGCCGCAACAAGGGCATCAAGACGTCGATCACGGTGGGCGTGGTCGGCCTGCCCAACGTCGGGAAGAGCTCCATCATCAACAGTCTGAACAGATCGAAAGCCTGCAATGTTGGGAGCACGCCTGGTGTTACGAA GCAAATGCAAACAGTACAGCTGGACTCGAAGATCAAGATCCTGGACAGTCCCGGTATAGTGTTCCAGTCTGGTCCAGAGAGTGACTCGTCAGTGGCTCTGAAGAACGCGGTGCGAGTGGCCGCGCTGAAGGACCCGCTGACGCCCGCCGCCGCCATCCTGCAGCGAGCCACTAAGGCCACGCTCACAGAACTCTATGCCATACCGGATTATAATACGCCACAG GAATTCTTCGCACACCTAGCCTCTCGTATGGGCAGGTTCAAGAAAGGTGGAGTGCCTGACCAGGAGGCTGCAGCTAAGATACTGCTAAATGACTGGAATACTGGCAAA GTCAGATACTTCACATTGCCTCCAGAAACACCAGAATCCGAGGTCCATGTGGATGCTAAGATCGTGTCAACAATAGCTGCCGAATTCGATATCAACTCCTTTGAGGCTATGGAAACTGAAGCCATGGACGAACTAGCTGCTCACGATACAGGAGTTGAAGGAGTTAAG ATAACAAGCACGGGGCCAGTAAAAGCAGCTTTAGAAGACGACATGCAGGTCGACGGCGAAGACGCGAGCCTCCTCCCGAACTCACTCACCATCCGATCAAAACTAGAGAAAGCAACCAAACCTAGAGAAAAGTCCAAAGCAGACCCCGAAATGCTTCTAGAAGGGAACATGAAACAGAACAAGCTCAGAAAAATGCAGTTCAAGAAAGATAAGAAGAAGAAAGCGAAAGATGAGAAGCAAGCCGTCAATCTAGCTGGTGTACTAGAAAATGTAACACTTACGACGTACAAAAAAGATGACTACGATTTCAAagaagatttttctttatag